One Helianthus annuus cultivar XRQ/B chromosome 12, HanXRQr2.0-SUNRISE, whole genome shotgun sequence genomic region harbors:
- the LOC110896874 gene encoding polcalcin Syr v 3, which yields MDDEDKEERDRIFGKFDANGDGKISSSELGEALKTLGSVTPEEVQTMMDELDTDGDGFISYEEFTNFYNDNRGLMKDLGKIF from the coding sequence ATGGATGACGAAGACAAGGAGGAGAGAGATCGAATCTTCGGCAAATTTGATGCTAATGGAGACGGTAAAATCTCTTCATCCGAGCTTGGAGAAGCCTTGAAGACGCTCGGCTCTGTGACACCTGAAGAGGTCCAAACTATGATGGACGAACTTGATACCGATGGAGATGGGTTCATTTCTTATGAAGagtttacaaatttttataaCGACAATAGGGGCTTAATGAAGGATCTTGGCAAAATCTTCTAA